The Jaculus jaculus isolate mJacJac1 chromosome 14, mJacJac1.mat.Y.cur, whole genome shotgun sequence nucleotide sequence GGGCGGACGCGTCAGGGAAGTGGGCAACGGGGGACGAGACACCGCGAGCGGCCGCCGCTTCCGGGCCCTACCTCTCCGCGACTCCACTTCCGGGCTGCTGCACCGTGCCGGCGCCCACGGGTTCGCCTCGGGGGCCAATGGCCGGGCCAGCCCGGCTGGTCCCGCCTCTTCCGGCACGGAGCAGCCAATCCGGACGCGCGCGTGGCGCGGAGCGCGGGGGCGGGGCGAAGGCCCACCGGAAGGAGCGAGCGTCGCGCACGGCCTTCCGCCGCGGGCCCGGAAGGGTGATGTGGCTGGGGCTCGGCCGGCGTCACTATGGTAAGAGCCGCGTCGGAGGGTCGTGGGTTCGCGGCCCACGGCGGAGGGTTCGGCGGGTGGCGCGGGTCGCGGAGCCATGCGCATGCCGGGGTGCCCGGGCCTCTGCGCGCTTCCGCCCCGGGCCGCCTCCCGCGAGCCCGCCTGGTCCGCCGCCCGCCCTCTCCCTCCGTCCCTGGGCCGCGTGTGCCCGCTCCTCTCAGCGCCGGCCTCGGGGGAGGGTGACGGCCTGTGCTCAGCCCTGGGCCCTCGGCGTCACCCGCTGAGCGCCGGCGCCGCCCGCGTTCCTCCCCTCGTCCCCGCCGGCAGCTCTCGGTGGACGTCGCGGGCGCGGAGCGCGCTTCCCCGTGGCGCGCCGCCGGCCCGGGGCCTCCCCGCTGCTGCCGCGCTCCCGGCGGGGCTCGTGTTGCGTGGTTGTGGGTTGCGGTCGCTCGCTTGGGCCCCGGGAAAGCCTGcgctggaggggcagaatagcCGGAGAAAATGCCCCGCTGCGGAAGGCAAGCCAGCGTGGCCAGCTTAGAGTTGGCCACAGTGACTTGTCAGGTATTCTGCCTGTGTACGTGCCGACAGCCCCTAGAAGGGGGCCTAAAGGTGAATGTACGAAGCCCCCGTGTGCCAGCTGCTGGGTTTATGAGCCTATTTCTAGGGAAAGTTTGTGCTTTCGAAACTGCCACCCAAGAAACTTAATAGTAAAAACTCGCTTTCCCAGAATGCCTTGCAGTGCACAACCTTGAGACATGTAGCCAACAACTCATTTGAGTAAGTTCCCTCCCCCCAACAGTTCTTGAATTACCTTGTTTGTACTCAGGACCTAAGATGAATTTTCTTTCCTGGAAAACATTGCACTCGTTAAAGGAGATAGCCTTCAttgctatattttcttctttggtaAGGATCTTGTTCAGCCTTTTACTCAACAGTCCACAGAACGGTAGACACTGTATCTTAAGGATCTTGTTAATAAGCTATTGTTTAGCTTCGAAAGTGTGTTCCGTTTCATTTTTCAGTGTGAGTAGGAAGACTCATTATGCACTCTTTCATACTAGCTGACAAGctgaaattgaaatattttactcATAGAACAAATCAAGGGTACATTCTTTTCATCCCATTATGTGTAGTATCTCAGAAAGCAAGACAGTTGTAAGATGGACagacagctgggtatggtagcttacacatttatttatctatttacttttatttgttggagagagaagcagcagtagatagaatgggtgtgctagggcctccagcctctgcaaacgaactacaggcACCTTTTTTTCCACCTggtgtatcttgcttatgtgggtcctggggaatctaacctgattCCTTATGCCTCatagacaagcacattaaccgctaagcaatcttcccagcctggtTTACACTTACTGGTGacctgaagtaggaggataggcCTTCAGAATGAAgttcaggttagcttgggctagagtgatgccctgcctcaaaaagctaaGTTTTTTAGCTGCCTTACCATACTTGTTTATACAAAAGTCACAATAATGGGCTTCATTTATTAACACTTACTGTATGTATCAGTCTCTTTCAAAAATCAGtttataaacattttcatttaagcTCACAACTTCTGAATAGATATTTGCAAGTGAGGAAGTATAGATCAAGTAGCCCGAGATTACACACTAGGAAGTAAAGCTAGGCCTCAAATATATGTTAATGGTTGAATATGGAATAAGAAAAAAGTCTGTCCAgtaaaaatgtgaaatattttttccCTCGGTACTTTAAATCCAGAGATGTGGAACCTAGATGGAGAGGCCAACAATTGTATATCCTGAATGGGTGTGGAAGAATGTACAAATGATAGAGGTTGCTGCActgtagaacttttaaaaaaaatgtgtgcaacGTTTGATTGGAGGTGTCACTGACCAAAATTTACACACAGGCAGGGAGAAGAGTGACAAGTAGAGAGGAACATGAAAAAGattgccttcaggaggcagaggttggaggatctccatgagctcaaagccaccctgagactacagagtgaattccagatcagcctaaactagagtgagaccatacctcaaaaacaaaaaagaagaatgccTTGTCCAAAATGATAAtgcttattttatctatttgtaaaCACAAAGATACATAGTGAGTATGGAAGAGATTTTACAgtcactctagggcctccagccacttaaaacgaactccagacacatgcgctactttgtgcatctgtcttatgggggtactggggaatcgaacctgggtcattagactttgcaggtaagcaccttaactgctgagccacctctccagcccccaactgtaCCAGTTGGGACTTAGTAGTAAATTTCATCTGCTGTTGAAGTGCAGATGGTTGTAAATGTGGCCAGTTCAGAACTAGCTTTACTGGTAACTGAAAGTTATTTActggaaaataaatagaaaagcacTCTATGGTTTTGAAACAGGACCATTGAAATCAAATGCAGCTGGCCAAAACTGCTGATATATTCCAATTCCAGGACAGGTTTATGTATTAAGGAATCCAGTTATTTAATAACCACAGTCACATGGGACAGTTTTATGTGTTCACTTCTGGTCACTTGTCTTTGAAAAATGGGAtgttttgagctgggtgtggtggtgtacgcctttaatcccagcacttgggaggcagaggtaggaggatcgcagtgagtctgaggccaccagaaaatagagtgaattccaggtcagcctgggctagagtgagatctatgTCAAagcctcaaagaaccaaaaaaaaagaaaagaaaagtgggatgtgtctgtgtgtgtttgtatactcATTTGCAAGCTAACGTCTCCACAATTccattttttaagagaaaatagtTGTGCATGTGAATTTAGAAGTAGAatccagttaaaaaaaattctgacctGACCTAGATTTGTAAATGATAAAGTGCTGACCTACTTCTCCAGTACTGTATAATTTCCACCATAATTAGGTCAGGGGTGTCATATCTGCATTCTTCTctacccggggggggggggtaaactATTTCTtgtaaaagaaaaggaatttgtAAGTGAAAATGTTACTAGtgttagttttaatttttcattttcattattcaacTCAGTTTTAAAATCTGAGTTTAGTTTGAGAAATTAAATGTctggaaaaagtttattttcaacATATACAGTCAACATTTGAAGCTTTCAGAATTCCTTTACTCAACAAATGGATTAAACAGTTTGTGTTAATGATTCAGAAAATAAGTCTACATGAAACCAAAGTGATCAGATTCTAATGAATATACCACAGATTCACAGTGTTTCTTGTAGGTTAAGAATTGTTAGTAACCAATCACTGAGAATTCTTTAGACAAAGCATGCTTCATGTATTAATGCATATTCTGCTATTGCTTTTGAGACTCATTAATGCTTGGGGATCCCAGCCCCCTTTTGTAAGATaacatgatttaaaatttttattagcaagctgggcatggtggtgcacacctttgatcccagcactcaggaggcagaggtaaaaggatcactgagttcgaggccaccctgagattacatagtaaattccaggtcagcctgagtgaggagtgaaaccttacctcgaaaaacaaaacaaaacaaaatttttattagcaaatgCCATTActagtttctgtttcttttctactTATACATCCAAAACAATCTCTTCTGTTAAACTTTTTACTATTCCTATCTAAACTTGAATGTAATAGTTTAAACATTTAGGagctactcaaaaaaaaaagggaaaaaaaaaaagcccagcctGTGAACTGTTAAGCTTACTCCAGAAGACTTGGTTGTGTTTCAGAATGAAACAAAGCATGTGGCTCATGCCGCTCCTTTCTTACCTGCCCACATGAAGTCAGTGCACTCGAACAATGCGAGCGCAACTGACAGCAGTGATCTAGGGCTGAGCCGGGGCTTGTGCCACGTGACGTGGGAACTGAGAAGTTACAAGATggagctcatgtgtttgaatgtatgtcctctccctccctcttcataTTCGAATATCTCAGTCATCTCAAGTCTCTTAGCAAGTCTTGGGCTTTTGTTTATTAATTGTGTATAACTTTACGTAGTTAGTGTAAATGTTAGTCTGAGACCTCCAAAAGATGATCTTTGTCCATAGGTACCTTACTTGAGTTGAAAACAAAATACACCTAACCCGCATCACAACTGAGCATATATATTCATTGTAGAGTATCAATTGTTTACCCTCATGATCCTGTGACTAACTGGGGACCACAGCCCAACTTCAGGACAGAATAATAATGGCACAAAGAGTTCCAGATTCAAAACATAGTACCTATTGAATCAtgtatttcttttacattttcattaagTTGAAAAGTCATTAAATTGAACCATTATAAAGTGGGCACTGTAGGAATAAGATAGCATCAGAATCTATTTGTATGGTACATCCATGAAGACTCATAGCTACTATACTACCACTGAAATTTAGCTACAGCTTAGACGTGAGAATTATTTGCAATTCTGCCATTTTCAGTTAGCAAGCTTGTTTACTAGCTGCATCTTAGATGTGAGAATGATTTGCAGTTCTAGCATTTTCAGTTAGCAAGCTTGTATAGTCAGCTATTTAGACTGCTCGATAGTGTGTCTCTCTCAGGACATAGATGAACAACACACCCTCGCAAGTGTGAGAGCCCTTGACTTGGTAGAAGTATAGTTTTGCATTTGTTAAATAACGTTCACATGTTTGTGGCCACACCATTTTGTTCAGTAGTAAGAGAATGAGAAGATTCGATAAGGTAGAGGAGAGTACAGCAGTACGCTTGTTGGTGCTGTCGAAGGATGTGTGGGTGACATGTAAATATGTTAAGATCCTCTTCACTGCTTCGTGTTTAGAAAGGATCAGGGTGCTGTCTCAAGGCAGTGACTCTTGAGGCTAAAAGAGTAAATGAATTCAGTCAGGCAAGAACAGATGGCATACCAAAAAACTTGAAGATGTTATCAATATTTTGACTTTTCTAGGCCACACTGGATTAAAGAACTGTCCTGGGTCACACATGATAGGATCTGAAAACAGGTTCAATAGATGAGTTTTAGTTCCTTTTTTAGCCCATCCTTATATTTTGTGAACATATTTACTTCCTTtgacttcctctcttccttttaataacattttcatatggaaagttccatttatttttttctgcatctgttCCCTGTAACCCAGAGATTATAATTTTGTGTCAGTGGGCAGCAGATGCTAAGCATTAAGAGGAATACTGTAGTGACAGGCTAATGTCCATAACTTAGAAACCCTCCTTTGACAAGAGCCTAAGTACATTAAGATTATTTGCTTAAATCTTAGAGTCCAGAACAAAATTGTATATATCATATAATTTGTACTTGTAAACAGCTTTCATTTGTGAATGgttgcacacacacaagtgtatatatacacattccACTTTAATAATGGACATGTTTTAAGTgccattttatcttttattattaaaaacttcAAACACAGAAAGGTAAAAAGAAGGGTAAGATGAACCTTTTATAAACTCACCATTTCATCATCAACTCTTCTTTCCCCTGCACACATGCCATGAGAAACGAGTCTTGGGCAGTATATTGTTTAAATGGCATTCAGGAGAGactagaaaacaggacagaacctTGAGTTCACATCCTCCATCAGGATACtgataaacaaactgcagatttcTTTTCAAACCACCGCACTACTGGAATCATTTGTTTAATAGAGTAAGTCTGTTCATTATTCCCTAAACGTAATTCCTTATTCTAGGGATTTTCTCATATCTTTGCCTCTTCTGAAGCCTACTATCCTTTGCCCTTCTGAATTATACCATTTGACTTAGTTTCCTGCTTTCTCCTTCCTAGAAAGCATGTCTTTTCCCAGGGATTCAGACCATTACTTAACAGTCTACGTTTCGCTGTTTAGTTTGAAGGTATACATCTTACTCTAACTTGCTGTGTACATACCTAACCTGTAACAAGGGCAATGTCAACCGTGGATATTAGAAGTATATGTGTAATCCTTTCACATTTATTCAGTAATttgtaaatataataaatacGTGAAAAGGCTTTTTAACAGTTTCTGACAAGAGCTACTTAGTTTTCTGGCTCCACCTGAGGCCTACtgaccccagcattcaggaggctgtaGTAAGGTGGCTGTGAGTTCTAAGAGAGCCTGGGtgacagtgaattcctggtcagtctccTTGAATAAGttactgcctcaaaacaaaactttcCCTTGGCTATTGCTTATTTCATATTCATGTAAGCTTCAAAATTAGTTGTGTGTTTCAAAAGCAGTGTGCTGGTGTTAAATTTACAGCTTTGGTACCTTCCAAAATAAGAAGTGGGTGTACCAGTCTATCCCAGTTCCTCACACATTCATCTATACATTGTGTTTTGGATGGTTGGTCAAttggttttctgacttttttatgTCATGCTGTGTGCTTTTTATTGAGCCTGTTCTTAGAAATGTTAGGTTTTCGTTTTAGTTCCTATTGTAAATGGGGCTCTGTTATGTCATTCATTTAGGTAATAATCCTGAGGGTTATTGACATGTATGTTTTAATATGTATCTATCCACATCATGTAACTCTCttattataacttttttttttttttaccaaattgCTTTGAGATTTTCAAGAAAGCACTCATTTGCATGTACCAGCTTTGTCTTGAAAAAAATGTGACTTAATCCTACTGATCTATTAAGTGGTGTTTCTAAACTTGCTGGATTGGGCATTTTCCTGTCTGTTATATGAAattgatgtattttattttcatataagggaagtgttatttattattatatatggtAATGTTCCTGCTCCtccataaaattgtttttatttattggaccAAGTCCTATTTGGGCTTCTGATGTGTGGAAGACACACGGCCAGGTGTTGGAGACTGACGGTAGTGATACAGTGTCCGCCCTTCAGCAGTGCCTTTCTGCTGTGGATGCAGTGGGTAGGCATGTGTGAATCATAATACCAGCATGTGggaaactaaggcaggaggagCTCAAATTAAAGAACAGCCTGGGCCATTCAGAGCTAtgtatgaaaaaggagaggtccgGCAAGTGGGTCAAGGAGACTCCCTGGGAGAGATAATCGAGTTTGGAATACAGTAAGCCTGTCTCCATTTTACTTAGATTGGAAACATGATTTCCAATGTTTGACTATGGAAATTTATGATTTCTTTTGATTCCTGTGTTAACTTTTAGAATAAAAGGTAGAACTATGACAGCTTTAGAGTCAACAGTAAAAAGACAAGACAGATACTTTACTTTCACTGGTATCTAATACCCTAATAATTGTCAGGGCTTGGAACATAGTCGTTTAAATTCaaacatcccaggaaaaaaatgttCAGTTCAAAGAAACTTTAGTCAGTACGTAATTTTTCTCCCAGCTCTGTCCATCTTACAGAGGGCTAATGGAGATTAAGAGGCCAGTGATTGCATTAAGGCCACATGTCAGTTACTGGTCAGTCTTGGAGTCCTTAGTATTCCTTGAACATATGTGTTAACTTCATATTGACTCCACTTTTGTCATCTTTTTTTGAATTCATAGCATTATTCAGTTTGATGAATTTACTACTCCTTCACTGTTTAGCCCAAAGGCCTGAGAGGAAAGTGCAGCATTGAAGCACTTCTGGATTCTAGTTCTGAGTGTTACACACGTCATTCTGTTTGCCTTTTTGAAGAAATGAAAGCCTGATGGTCAGTGTGGAATTGTCTGTCGTGTTTTAtgtaggaaatttttcttctgataataatttggtttctctctctttttagtctGCCATTTTCAATTTCCAGAGTCTGCTGACCGTCATCTTGCTGCTTATATGTACCTGTGCTTACATCCGGTCCTTGGCACCCAGCATCTTGGACAGAAATAAGACTGGGTATGTCCCTCGTAATCTCTAAACACCCGCGTCAGTTCTTACCAGCATTCAGTATGAACTACCATGAGGTCATTGGTTAACTTAACTCTGTTTACAATTtagtttgtaaattttttttacatttttttccctgttttttaaaaagtctaaaaacttctgacctgaaattcagtcttTTTAAGAAAGCAGTTGGCTTATCGACCTGAAAGTGGAAACGGACTGTGTGTCTGTCCGGTGCTGTGACGATGCCCCACCTGTCTGCTCCATCCCACCCTTCTTTAGAAACTCCTCTCACACTTACTGCCATCTTACTCTGGTCAATTAGTTGAGTTCCAATATAATACACATCTAGCTAGTAGCATTTTAGAATTGATCATTAAAGAATAAATACAACAGTTGCAAAGAATCTGTACTTTTTGATACTGTTAGGCAATGTTTCTTTCAAAAGGAAGTCAGTTGCATGTGGAAAGATCTGCCTCTCATTCCTATGGGGGTAGGAATGTGTCCATACCATGCCACATGAAAGAAGGCGTTCTTGGGGCCGCCAGCCTTACAGTAGAGGTTGAGTAGTAGTGTATTTCTCTTAcattaaaacataataataaagcaTGCCTACTTTTGCACTTCAAAATACACTGAATTTTTTCAACGTTTTGAGAGCTTTTTTAGAAAGCTTTATTTTTGCCTACATCAATTGAGATAGGAAGTATTATTTTGTAAAAGAAAGTATTAGATTCTCTTCTGTTGTTTTTATAAGCCACATAATAAATTGATAATTATATATACCATAATTGTACATAGATTCGATAGAAGGATGATTTGGCTATTTAATAAACTTGAATTTTTGCTAGTCAAGTAATTTAGACCTTGGCAGCACTGAAAGACTTGTAATGTAATTAGTCTTTTTCCTGCTTCCATAAACCCAGTAGCTTTCTTCACCGTGCATGTACTAGATAGAGCCATAGAACTAACTATCATAagtgtggtgattttttttccaactaaaattctttaaaagtaaTTGTGATATTAACAGAAACATATCTTTAGTAAAGAAATGTGTTCAAACAGCTAAAGTTTTACTGATTAGACTGAATTAAATCTTAAGTTTGGATTCCTCATTAATTTAGAAAGTTTTAACATACTGTTATACCTCTTTACTAAGGAAACCTCATTTATTCTAGGTTGAATATTAGACCTGCAAAGACTTGGGTCTTAGGTCTTAGGTTTGGTTCTGAGAAGCACTAAGCTTCTCCTGGGCACCTTCAGTTACCGCTTAGGTTCTTAGTGTGGCTGGGCGCGGTGGTGCGCATCATTaacccaagtacttgggaggcagaagtagcaggaccaccgtgagttcaaggccaccctgagaatacacagtgaatttgatGGTGATCAGTAGGTTCTTAGAATTAAGGAGTATTTATAGCTCTCTATGTGCCtcaccctttatttatttttggtgaagAAAGCACATTTTGAGAGAACTGGCACTGTTGCGTTGCCTTTGGCCCGTGTGCTCCTGAGTGCAGCCCCTGCCACTGTTCTGTGCACTTCCGCACGCTCCCTTATCACGCCTCACAACCTGTGGCCGAGCCGTGTCCCTGCAGAGGAAAGAGCCGACAGGGTTACAGCCCGAAGTAGGGCTGATAAGCCCTAGCCTGGCTTTGATGTCAGCTTGTATTATTTTCAGAATAGTATTTGCCtagtttccttctcttcttttaatAAAACTGTTTCACCTACTAGAAAATCCATGATTTGAAATAAACTTGTGCTTCTGCCCATTCCATTTAATTTGAAATGATAGACTTGCTTTAAGGTCAGGAAATTGTTACACTTGAAAGGTAAGTGGATGGGTCTTAACTATGCAAGTGCAGTGATTTATTAACCAGTCATTTCTTTGTGGTAGAAAGGGGTATAAATACAACTAAAATTTAAGTATTGTGATTTTATTGAATCTATGATAAGCAGCCAATAGTGTTGGTTTGTCATCATTTCTTAGATGTAATACCAATTACAAATCTCGTGTTTTGTCAGATCAGCAAGATAAtgtgaatattttttatatttttaagacatCTTTGCTGATGGCTCCTTTTTCCCCAAACTTGTTGCTTTCTGCCCATGTCAAATAAGTAATAGCCATACATACActtacgtatgtgtgtgtgtgtgttaatatgtTCATAGAATTGGATATCTTCATTCTGATTCTCATTCTGGAATGTGTGTTTGAAATGTCATGTTTAGGAACTCATACACACAGTTTCTCTCTCACAGATAGGTAAATTCTGTCTCTGGCCTTTATGATTACAGGTTAATTAAACAGAGCTGTATTCTTTaagaaataaatctctttttttttaatttttttttgttgttgttcattttttatttgagagtgacagaaagagagaaagagacagagagagagagattgagaacgggcacgccagggcctccagcctctgcaaacgaactccagatgcatgcgcccccttgtgcatctggctaacgtgggacctggggaaccgagcctcgaaccggggtccttaggcttcacaggcaagtgcttaaccgctaagccatctctccagcccaagcaataaaTCTTTTATTATATGATAAAAATTCATCCAAATCTTTGTTCACTAGTCATTTTTAAGTTAACACTTACTGCTTTTGAAGGTGGCCGAGCGGGTGCAGTGACCTGAGGCAGTGCAGTGGCCTTGTCTCGTGGCTGTGCTGCTCTCACGTCTCTCTCAGGTTAGTGTGAGGCGCCTGTATCCCAGCTGTCAGCGGTTTTGTCCAGAAGTGACTCATAGGCTGTCGTGTCCTATGTTTGTCTATAAGTATTGGCCAGTGCATGCAACTAATTTTCTGTATGATACTGGCAGGAATGATTTCTATTGTCCAGAAACCCATAGCTGTTTCTTATTCTTTTCATTCTGTGCAGATTGTTGGGGATATTTTGGAAATGTGCCAGAATTGGTGAGTCTATCTAATCTCCATTTCTTCAGCTATAAAGTATTGGCCGAGTCATTCATGTCATATTCACAGATAGCCTATATCAATTGTTAACATGTTTGCTTCTCATTTAATGCATACTTTTTCAAAAGTTTTTAGAGTTCTACCCAGTGTTTTTCCTTATGATATTTTAAGACTAGATTTGGCAATTTCTTCACAAGATTTCATTGAAGCAAAGCCTGTCAATTTCAGCTATCCAACCCTTTTCTGCATTTGAAGAGATTTCAAATTATATTgttctgtgtgtgcctgtgcgTTGGGCATGCAGGTCTATACCTATATACACTTTTGATAACTGAGAGTGGCCCTAATTGGAAACAAAAGACTACATCACCTAGTAGATTCAAAAATATAGGTGAATTAAATAATGTTAAAATGTTTATTGTTATAACTGACCAGTGTTTTTGAATAATAGATTATACCCTTTGAACATGTCTGATTATAAAAAAGGCACTTTAcgcattctatctgcctcttttttctgtctctcaaataaataagtaaataaataaataaatagtttgtttttaaaagccaCTTGATAGCATTCTATGAATAAACCCTTGAACTGAAAATAATGAGTATTTATTGTACTCCTTAGACTTACTTTCATGAATAACTTTTATGAGTTTTAATATTCCTCTAACCTTGAATTTTTACATGAACACTTTTTTTCGTAAGTGTGCTAACTTTGTAATGTAGAAAATACTTCTGCCTTAGGTATTCAATCTAGTTAACCAGTTTAACAAGAGCTTGAGTGCTTGAGACTTACTACTTCATTAAGTGGGGTATTTACAAGTCATATCCCCAAGATACATTCTCTTGCCTTTAGAGTATTGTGTCTTCCTTTGGGTTTTAGTTTCTTCTAATTTTAGAAGATTCTCCATAACAAGAAACAAAATTGTTGACactttaaaaatagaaactaCATTCTTATAATACTTGGAAATTTTTCTGAAGTTGTAGAACAAATGTAATGTACCTAAAGATAATGAAAGCATAAACTAATCTTTAgatttataaattatatgttattAACAAAAGACTTTAAAGAAAACTACTAAAATCTGCATAATTTTCTAGAAAATGAATGTCCTTTTACCAGGCTAAgtggcccttttttgtttttctttcttgttattcTTCCCTGTGAAATAGGCATGAGACTTTTTCTCTAAGAAGTACTATTGACCTTACAGTAATCAAAGAAtagaactggagaggtggcttagcggttaaggcgcttgcttgtgaagcaaaaggatccagtttcaagtccccagaacccgtgtaagccaggtgcacaaggtggcacatgcatctagagttcatttggctggagggcctgacacacccattctctttctctgtctctttatctcaaataaatgaatgaaaattaaaattttaaaaattggaa carries:
- the Tmem167a gene encoding protein kish-A isoform X2; protein product: MSAIFNFQSLLTVILLLICTCAYIRSLAPSILDRNKTGLLGIFWKCARIGERKSPYVAVCCVVMAFSILFMQ
- the Tmem167a gene encoding protein kish-A isoform X1; translation: MPRCGRQASVASLELATVTCQVFCLCTCRQPLEGGLKSAIFNFQSLLTVILLLICTCAYIRSLAPSILDRNKTGLLGIFWKCARIGERKSPYVAVCCVVMAFSILFMQ